In Maniola jurtina chromosome Z, ilManJurt1.1, whole genome shotgun sequence, the genomic window tagtttctagaatatgtctgcaaaatttcatggactttggttgcttaatattcaaatgaaattggaactacgttcgtatgaagcgagtgacggagagatccttCTTAAACTATCTATTAGGTATTATCTCCTTATGTTTTTGTCTTTTGTCGCGGGTTGCGCAACATCTCACGCAACTGACGCAAAAAGCCTTTGCACGGAAAAATCTTCATAGAAATCAGTAGCATAACTGTTACGTAGTTGCATACCGTAGGCTAAGTATTGAAATAGTATCTCATAGTTCTGAGTGTATTCAGCTAAGCTAAAGCTTCTCTTCAATAGAGCAGCCCGAATAAAGGTATAGCTACACCTGCGCATCATGAACGTCGGGAAATGCGGTATTcgatgcgggagcgtccacgacGCGAACCTATACGTGCAAGTGTAGTGTGCAAAGGACTGCATGGCGCCATTAAATATATCAATAATAGGCGATATCCACGCTGATGTTCCCGCATAAGAGTCACCTTGGTCGCGCAGACTTGGATGCTGCTTACCCTCGACCAGAGATAAACTGAGGCTGCTCAAATAAAAAGATCGGCTTCTCATCTCTACCACACGCATGGTTGTGATTGAGGCTTCTATAAGCGAATTATATGAAATCAAAATTTATGGTTCGCCAAAATATGGCTCATGAAGAAGCGTGCATTAGTTTAAGGACACAACAATCAGTGTGTACACTTAACCTGTCATCTGTATCTTGCGTATGCGAGAAATTGTAAGTATTATGTTGTGATAACTAATCCCGTAACCATCACAGTAGGAAATGCTTTCCCACAACTTGGTACGTGATATAAGTTTATCAAAAGGAATCCCTCATTTCTGATCCCTATTTCTTCAACCTAGATGTCCTACATCAGGTAGTTTTGTCCCTGATgagaagttttttttatatggcCAATGAGCAGGCGAGTCGtactgatgttaagtgattaccgccgcccatgaacatttgcagcaccagaagaaaTTCCATTGTGTTAcgggcttttcaggaatttttgATCCACCCCCTGGATAATCCCATATTCACATCTAGTGGGAAAACCGCTGAAgagagttggttccacagtaaAAAAATCTGGTTGTAAGTCCAGGATGACAGAAATAATAAACGCTACTCATCCACAATATGATTAAAACATCGCCGATTCACTATTGAGCATAGGTCTATCAGAATGAGTAGGATTTAGGCCagagtccatcacgctggcaaAGAGCGGGTTGGTggatttcacacacttttgcgaacaatatggagaactcacaggcatctaggtttcctcacgttgtttttagggttattaatattatttatattgatcataatttggTGACTTGTGTGTAGGTATTatagtatttattgttttagaCTTGTATAATGTATACCGTTAGATACAGCTCTTGTACCTAGTCACGAAATACCAATTTCTCAACCAACAAATTAAtgtatacctaagtaaatattattataatattatagcagccctatttattaaaattgttatatttcacatcacataaataaattttcGAGTAGGTAGATACGGTCTATATTGTTATCATGTTACGTAAAATGGAACTAATAAGCTAAACTAAGTACCTAGGCACTAATACTTTGTTGCATtgctataataatttatacctaccaATATTACGTTCGTGTTGGAGAAAAAACCAACAACTATTCTGAAATATAACTATCGTTACTTGCCtatcttattaaatacctattttatcttaattttaatcCTTAAATCCTTATTGAATTAAAGAATTATATCTTTACAAAAGTGAATTTTCTGTTTGTCTTCCGACCTCTCATTTTAATTAGTAACAATTAGTGATTTTTCAGAATTACCAGTATTTAAATCGACCTTGAAGATTCAAATACTCGTAAGATGATTATATTACGAtaaacactttaaaaaaatgtaaatcttATGAATAATCATGACAAACAGCTTACAGTAATTGTAGATGatgtttagttataaaataccgagacacatacatttaaaaagttCCAACATATTATCACGACTAACCTACTTATTGCCAACTAATCCTTATATAGCgtagaaatataaataagtatatactGTGTACAGCTATTGATTAACACACTCGTTCATAGCTGAATTGAAAattaatatctacttattaatACTTTTATCATAATATGTTTCGAGGAAAATTGGGTTGGTACCTACTATTATCAAAAGGAACTCgtctagaaaatcaaagagttcccatgggatttaaaaaacggAAATGAACATGGACAGTTGCGAGCACCATCTAGGTGGCttcttggtacagagatagtttgtacATAGACAAATCAAAcaatatcctggaaaatcaaagagtttccacgggatttttaaaaatctatatccttGTGGACAAAGTCGGGAGCAACATCTAATTAAATATACTTCTTGCCTGTAGGTAGGtgaggtaggtatacatacatatacgtatataaatataatcaaATACAACCGGTTCACTAAAcctatcaaaatattatgttataactcaaaatttgaaaaacccccgacacaaaaacctctataagaaaactagaaaagagctgataactttcaaacggctgaaccgattatcttggatgatagctaagaacactcgattaagccaccttttaaacaaaaaaaaaactaaattaaaatcggttcattagtttaggagctacgatgccacagacagatacacagatacacacgtcaagcttataacacccttctttttgggtcgggggttaaaaacaatacaaATGCTGTAATCATtggtaattaggtaggtactctgtgGGAGCAGCGGGTTTTTGCACACCAACAATGTCGCGGAAAGCGCTGGTAAGGTATACTTATTGTGCATGAACCAGATTTACGTAACGATATCAACTTTCCTTGCGCGGAACGCCTTGAGTCCCATTTTCAATACCTGTATTGAAATCGCTCTTCCATAGCCGCCACCTTTGCTTGGGCGCATGATATAACAACTGAACTTCGTGGGTCGAAATTCAATTCAGTGAAATAGAAATCTTATTGTACGAGTATGTTGATTTTTCCCGTCATGTACCTACAGATTTTGAACAGTAGTAGAGAATGCCGAGAAGAGTTTTAATGTGGGAATTGTAATTGAACAGAAAAAAACTATGTTTAaaacaaagatttaaaaaaagaatattagctatttaATCATTCATGACTaaaattcccctttcccctccaactaagcgtaaagcttgtgctaggagtgggtacgacaacggCACGCACGCAATCAGCTTTGTATAAGTACTACTTACCTTAAGGAGATCAACGCTTGTTCTTAGAGCGCCAAGTAAAATTACGTGAAAACCagttattactgtaacattGTCTGCGCCACTTGCCTCTTGATAGGAGTGTAATTGTATTCGTTGTTCGACATTTTAacgttataaaatatttcttacttttacgtaattttttttgcaaaataagcAACTATAGCAACATTAAGAGTTATTTTTCAAACGAtgttaataaatttatttttatattctttcaatattatttttcctCCTCCCAGAATAAGAATGTATGGCCacagttcaccacgctggctaagtgcggattggcagacttcacacacgttcgagaacattatgaaggaatctcaggcatgcagatttcctcacgttGATTTTGTTCACCGTTGaagtaatagttattattaaataataataatttgatctaATATTCGTTGCAAAATAAGCAACTATAGCAACATTAAGAGTTATTTTTCAAACGatgatattaaatttattttattattctttcaatattatttttcctCCTCCTCCCAGAATAAGAAGGGTATGGCTATAGTTCACCACgttggctaagtgcggattggtagacttcacacacgtttgagaacattatgaagaactctaaggcatgcagatttcctcacgttGATTTTGTTCACCGTTGaagtaatagttattattaaataataataatttgatctaATATTCGTTGAAAAATATGCAACTATAGCAACATTAAGAGTTATTTTTCAAACGAtgttaataaatttattttattattctttcaatattatttttcctCCTCCTCCCAGAATAAGAAGGGTATGGCTATAGTTCACCACgttggctaagtgcggattggtagacttcacacacgtttaagaacattatgaaggaatctcaggcatgcagatttcctcgtGTTGATTTTGTTCACCGTTgaagtaatagtaattattattatctatactaataaataaaattggagtgtctgtctgtaatttcgaaataactaccgcatattaagttcatatggtcatttgaacgatactataactgaatcacacgtttttaaaatttttgtctgtctgtctgtctgtctgtctgtctgtctgtctgtctgtctgtctgtctgtctgtttgaaaaggctaatcttgggaacggctgaaccgattttgacgggattttcacagacaagtagagaattgaccagggagtaacataggctacttttttaaccgactttcaaaaagggagttgtgtttttctacctatgtacaccgaaatctccgagatttctgaaccgatttgcgtaattttttttttatcgatagaggaactttgcgacattgtttcataaaaaatttggagtccaactcctcaatcctgatgctgcaggggatctgaccaatccacgcgggcgaagctgcgggcatcagctagttaaataataatttgatctaATATTCGTGGGTCTTATGTTTTTTAACTGCTTTATCAGCAAGCTTGGCAACGATCAGTTTAGGTGAGCATGCTAGCATGAGATCATCAAACAGACGCTTGTTACCAGAAGTTTTGTACTTACAGCCATCATAAGTGAGATTTAGTCAATAGAAAGCGCTATAGAGTAGCTTACCTACGTACTTGCAGGTAGAATTTGGTGTCTACCAATTCATACTTTGAAATTCGTTTAAATGTAGCCCACGGTTAGTTAATTAAGATACAATATTCTGATAAACTATTCGTAAGCATACCAACTCGTCAATAGTGTCTAAAACACCCGCTCATAAATCATGATATTTCCAGCTGATATGTACCTGTACTATACCTAtgaagttataaattataattgcaACAATTCTCTACGTATGAATATTCAAATGCTTAAAATATGGTCATTTACATGTTCCAATTTGTTAATGGTCTGTTTGAGAGCGAGACTATTTGATAAATCATAAAGTGTAACGAAGTAATTCTATATTTTGAGTCTAATTATACACTCGTACCTTTTAATAGTGGATAGTGGTCGCAGGATGTGGTTAAGTGAATGGATATCTTTGGACAGACTATTGCGTCGAGTTCCTTATTGCTAAACCTGGAGACTTAAATGGCGCTGTTTCGAGtagattatgtaggtacctatgtacattTTAGCAGCTATTCGATAAACTGGAAACGGCATTGATTAAAATTCCAATGAACATAACTCTATTTCGTCGAAACCAATTTAAGTTAAAGCTTACATCGAATTAGTTATATCGGAGTTTTACATATCGTACCAAGTTCTAAATCaaacctatttatttataagattaaagttatttaaattgCACATATTAAATTTAATGCATAATGTTATTAGGTACAAATATAACTTAGTATATACAGCGATCTAGTTAAATACTTAGATGGAATTTATTTAGTGAATGTGAAGTTGCTGAATATTAgaattgtaaatatttattgataaattCCTGCAGAATTCTATATAAGTGAACATCCTATATGCGACacaaattgataataattaagttaaatATGTATAACTTATACTAATAAAATTGCATAGCCATTACAGTTCAATTTGCTATTAAAATTACTTCGCTCAGCCACacgcaacataatattatattatgtaaataaatgaatacacGAATCGACattagaaaatagaaaaaatgatatgaataatggtaatatgaaaattattaagCAGTAACAATATAGAAAACTCACTTTAACGTCTTTGTAGTTAGCCACGATCTCTGAAGCGAAGGTGTTGTTCCCGATGATGGGCTTGTTCTTGACGCTCGGGAAGATGATGCCACCTTTACGGCTCGTGGGACGTGGACTTGTGGGACCCGAACTGTTGCCGAGGCTGCCCATACTCGCCGGAGTTACAGTCACAGTTGCACTCGTCGGGCTTGCACTGGAGTTGCTCGGAATGGTCGGGCTGTATGCGATACCACTATTAGAATTAGTAAATAGGCCTATCACCTAATACTCTATGGACATATTACATCATACTCTACTCTGTAACATAATGTAACATTCGCAATGCAAAAATATAGCACACGCATAAGAAATATTCGCAAAatgcaatttgtaaacaaaaatatttcaccTGTTGTTTATTATGTATGACGGAGGAGTAGTCATCGGTATCGTACTAGTAGTCGGATCAGTGGAGGGCTCATCCACTCTATATCTATTTGGCGCGTACTCCACCAGCCTGTCGATAGTAGGATCCAGCAACAGCTCAGCAGGCACAGGCCGCTGTGCTAATGTAGCTACATCATCTTCCTGTTTCTTTAGGCGTTTTTCCACCATATCGAGGTTTTCAATGATAAGATTTGTTTTCAGACGTAAGTCACTATGGATTTGACCAATAGCACGCTCTTGTCGTTGTGTTTGGGTTAAGAGTTCATCCGATTTTGGAACCAAATCATCAACCGAGCTCTTTGTTCCGACTACCACGTCCCACACTTCGTCCATTTTCTCAGAAACGCTCATCATAggaataattttattgactAAAGTATCAATTTTGCTAGATTTCTGTAGTGGGGACTGTGTACTCGTAACTgtgcgatttttaaaaatattgttaacaTTTATCGAAGCGGCTTCCGGTTCCACAATAGCAGCGTGGACGTCGGCCATCATGTATAGCACTTTTCCCAAATTTTCAGAGACAAGATTTATGTGAAATTGTAATTTGCGGTCTACTGTTGACATAGAAGTTCGTAGTTGATCAACTTCCTTTGTGATTTCGGTTATGACTTCTGAGTTAAGACTTTTTGCTATTTCGATTACATTGAGATTGATCGGTTTCTTTTCACTTGCTTCTGCATTAATATCATCAACAGGCaaaaagttattatctatctggGTTTTTAACCCTACTAGTTTTGTATCAATATCTGAAACTTTTTGATCCAAGGACTCTAGTTTTTTATCGAGCATTTGAGcattattgattttattatcattatttttggtaTTTACGTTTTCCGTTGCACTCTGTTCATCACCTTGAGAAATGTGACTGAAAAGTTTAAAATCTAAGTTACCAAGTTTAGATATAATTGCATCAGTTTTGTGTATATTGTCATTAACTCTTGAATCTAGTGCTTCTACTCTTCTCATGAGATGCTCCACAGCTTTGTCAAGATTTTCAATTCTTTGCAGTTTAGTTTCCAAAGTACTGACGATGACTTCAAATACATTGAAAATGTATTGTTctctgaaacaataaaaaaatacgaataaatttttaattatgtaccaTCTTAGTTCGGTTTAAATACGCTTATACATTTTACCTTAAATATGTTCAAAATGGCATAGCATGTTTTAGGAATGATCAATGAGACGAAAACTTAAATTGACTTGATTACGAAATAATCCACCGTAACTATCAAATGAATGCTGCAAATATTTGAAGGTATATCTAAgaactgatttttcaatcgaaaaattacttttatctgaggaataaatttgacatttcaagttttttttttaatgaaaatattgtattgagtttttgtataggaaatcaaaatgtcaaatttattctTCAGATGAAAGTTATTTAACGATGAAAAATCTGGTTTAAATAATCTTTGAGTAAGTTAAATCTTCGATATCATTGATATACTTAAGCTATTTTGAGTCAGATAATGTTTATTTGCAAGTCAACATTTTTGTTCAGGTCATTGGGTAACTTGCTCTTTACCTTTTGCAGGGTATTATAAGATTATTTTGTCACCTGTTCTTGCTCGTGAATTGCTCGTTTAGTAAACATGTATCTAGAAGGCTCAGCCCGTTCGCTGTTACGCAAATCGCCTTTGAAATTATGGGCACTGGCCGTAAAGTGGAGTGGCttgaaatcatttattttactgAACCGACCACTCACTGCAGCATACCCGTACCAATTATATCTATAGATTATCAACATTTCTTCTCAGCAACAAAATACGAGTACTCTAGTCGCATAGCAGGTGGTAAATAAGTTATTTGACCATTTTGCAACGGCAAACCCATTTCTGCACAGAATGCGATGACAATGTATTCAAATACCAGCTATTAGGACACCTACGGGCTATTACATCTAAGTTTTAAACATAATAGGCCAGTTTACTGTATTTTAGctttattagtaggtaagtaggtacatacctccTTACTTTGTATAATTAGATTCTTTACATACTCGTAGGCATTACTTAAAAGTTACCCTTTGTATTAAACTCAAGCCTAAAATTTGCCTTAACTGATAATGGAAATTACGCAGTAGCTATTTCCACGAGAAAGCGATTATACGTAATATATAACCACTTCCAAGTTACAAGGCGTTAatgatcaataataattattgaaatcAGTAGTAAATACTTCTGAAATTCTAGCGTTGTCTTTTCATTAGGCTTCCGTACTctaagggtgccaacgggatttGAATTTACAATGaggcgcactgagggttccgtacttgggtattttttccaatattttgcaagataaatcaaaaacttataggtacataaaataaataaaaatctgttatagaatgtacaggtacagccctttcatatgatacccctcttggtataggtagctttattttactttgaaaattgaaacacatttaaattttttttaaattatgtaaccacaaattcgcggttttcagatttattcctgtacttgtgctataagacctacctacctgccaaatttcatgattctaggttaacgggaagtaccctataggtttacttgacagacatgacggacggacggacggacggacagacagacagcaaagtgatcctataagg contains:
- the LOC123880606 gene encoding angiopoietin-related protein 2 — its product is MYRWWLVVVLAAGAAAAGTRLPRTSPPAPAPAPASAPRLPQRNFTISSRSSVRNREQYIFNVFEVIVSTLETKLQRIENLDKAVEHLMRRVEALDSRVNDNIHKTDAIISKLGNLDFKLFSHISQGDEQSATENVNTKNNDNKINNAQMLDKKLESLDQKVSDIDTKLVGLKTQIDNNFLPVDDINAEASEKKPINLNVIEIAKSLNSEVITEITKEVDQLRTSMSTVDRKLQFHINLVSENLGKVLYMMADVHAAIVEPEAASINVNNIFKNRTVTSTQSPLQKSSKIDTLVNKIIPMMSVSEKMDEVWDVVVGTKSSVDDLVPKSDELLTQTQRQERAIGQIHSDLRLKTNLIIENLDMVEKRLKKQEDDVATLAQRPVPAELLLDPTIDRLVEYAPNRYRVDEPSTDPTTSTIPMTTPPSYIINNSPTIPSNSSASPTSATVTVTPASMGSLGNSSGPTSPRPTSRKGGIIFPSVKNKPIIGNNTFASEIVANYKDVKGFSCVDLLNAGMRESGVYYLQIRGTTYWFLKVYCEQTAAEGGWTVIHRRDDFGVPAENFNRDWSDYKNGFGDPSKEFWLGNENIYMLTNNDDYMLRVELEDFDGNKRYAQYSHFKIYSEAEYYKLEIEGYEGNAGDSLNDPWYGSNNSPFSTYNRDNDRSSLNCASMLKGGWWWKSCGRGLNGLYLHDPQDLTARQGIVWFRWRGWDYTLKRASMMIKPKGLQPNT